The following coding sequences are from one Dermacentor silvarum isolate Dsil-2018 chromosome 4, BIME_Dsil_1.4, whole genome shotgun sequence window:
- the LOC125944715 gene encoding tigger transposable element-derived protein 1-like codes for MSKLQPLDQGIIRTFKSIYKRRLIEILLVKLRMGQELKIDLLGAIQMLKASWDNVKQSTIVNCFRHASFVGSTEEASEEATEMAGLNDMEEECQLEETWSTLEHFVGAEPQSMCIEDFICSDDSTRTTAKLMDVEIAAKVAAEQPNEDAAEVDSASAYVAPLPTSTEAVAALAPVSRYCGAIEGTGLSLVDCLDYAYAEDAVVKQTVANKKQATLLQYIQPNE; via the coding sequence ATGTCGAAGCTGCAGCCATTGGACCAGGGCATTATTCGCACTTTCAAGTCCATCTATAAGCGTCGGCTGATCGAAATTTTGCTTGTGAAGCTCCGGATGGGTCAAGAACTAAAGATAGACCTTTTGGGTGCCATTCAAATGCTGAAAGCCTCTTGGGACAATGTCAAGCAATCGACCATAGTTAACTGCTTTCGGCATGCGAGTTTCGTCGGCAGCACTGAAGAAGCTTCCGAGGAAGCAACTGAAATGGCAGGATTGAACGATATGGAGGAAGAATGCCAGCTTGAAGAAACTTGGAGCACATTGGAGCACTTTGTCGGTGCTGAGCCACAAAGCATGTGCATTGAAGACTTCATTTGCAGTGATGACAGCACCAGAACAACAGCGAAGTTGATGGACGTGGAGATCGCAGCGAAAGTTGCTGCTGAGCAGCCAAACGAAGACGCTGCCGAGGTTGATTCCGCAAGCGCCTATGTTGCCCCGCTCCCGACTTCAACTGAGGCTGTTGCTGCGTTGGCCCCTGTAAGTCGCTACTGTGGCGCAATAGAAGGCACCGGCCTATCGCTTGTGGATTGCTTAGACTACGCGTATGCAGAGGACGCCGTGGTTAAGCAAACGGTTGCCAATAAGAAGCAGGCTACACTGTTGCAGTACATTCAGCCAAATGAATAA